GTTACATCACAATTGAGCAGTAGTAACTAGTATCTCGCTTTTATGTATTTTGGCCATGTCATTTATTTCATTATATGTTCTTTGTCATGAGAATTAACATGTTTCTCTGTCAATGTGTATCAATATAGAAGTGGTAACTTGAACTTAGTGACTTCTACCTCTACATGGAATAAAAATTTACCAGATGGTCAGATACACATCTTTTTGTTCTTAAAACATGTATTCCtttattctttctcaaaaaaaaaaaaaaaaacatgtattCCTTTCTGAATAGAGGAATGAAACAAAATGATATGATTTCAGGTATTTCCCAGTGACATAAATGTCAAAGGGATGGACAATTTATATTAACTCTATGATTCACTATGCTTCCTAGGATGGTTCAAAACAACTTCACATGAAACTTATTTTTCCAAAGAAAGTAGTTTGACATGAAACAACAAGAAAATATAAGTATCATAGAGAAGCAAAAGCACAAATATGTCCTGCAGGGTACTTCAACTTCCATTCACTCCAAGAACACAATTTAGAAGCATAGGAGTACTTCGATATAAATTACACAGTTACTTTTTTTTTATAAGGATAAATTATGCCATTACTGCCGTCTGCCAGCAAGGAACTTGTCCAACATCATTCAAAAATAAGAAAACTTAAGAGGAAATAGCATCAAATGTCCCTAATTTTGGAAGTGTACTGTTATTCCTAAACAAGGATCTTGTCTAAGTCCTTCAAGTTATGCTTGTTTGACATCATCACTCCTTCACTCCTTGTATTGATTTTAGGCCACTTATCCTACCAAAAGTAAAAGTTCCAGCTGACATTATGGTATTAAAGGTATCAAGAAAAAGATTGTCCCAAAGTCTATAAAGTAAAAGAGAAGAAGCATTGGTGAAGATCTACCAAGCTTTTATTTTCTGTCTTGAAGATATTTTTCCAGAACGTCCTGATTTAGATGATGGGAGGTAAACATTGTGCTTTTGGAGGTAAATTTGACCGCAAATTGAAATAAGACAAAGCCAAACAAGTAAACTTCTAGGACTTGATAGGAACTCAGACTTTGAAAAAGATCATAAAGTTtctactttaaaaaaaaaaaaataagttgAGGATCATAGAGTTAAAAACTCTCCAATCCCATGCACTTATCGTGATGCTAAAATGAAAAGCAAATGCAGGAATATTTTGGCATAGTCATACCACTCTCGCCATCAGAGATCTCTCCGAGCTTTGAGATGGCCTCCAGAAGTGCTTGCTCATGCTCCTGCACAGTAACAAACTTAATTTTTTCCTTTGCCATAAATGAGCGAGCAGTAACCACTACCAGACAGGTGGTGTCTCTTACCTTTAGCACTTTTTTTGCCTTTTCGATCTCCAAAGGGTCTGGATGACTGGAGCCAAAGACCCTCTCCACCTGATGACATTTGCCAGTCTATGAACAAATAAAGAAAATGCGACATCTCAATGCGCAACAGAGATTAAATTACTGTTGCTAACCTCCTTAATCAGTGTTTCCGTCTGAAGTaactggatatcatcagatccctTCTTTCCTCCATTCTGTGATGGTGGAAAGCCTTTTCTGGACTGTGGTTTAGTCAACCCCCTTCCCCTGCCTGCACCTGGAGCGCTATCACGCCCGACAGGCCTATTCATGCCACGGCCTGATCCACCATAATTTCCATGACGAGAAATTCCTGGGTCTTCACCTTCCCACTGAATATCCTCTGGAGAAATCTGTCAGAGAGGAAAATTTGACCTTTGAAGAAGCTCTTCAAGAAAACTACAAAAGAACACTGATAACCACATGATGCAACTAAGAATAAAAATGAATAATGAGCTGGGTACAGAGTAGGTTGTCAGGCAGCCTGTAGTTCATACTGGACACCAGGCATGTGTCAAAGAGGCATTTTTATGACTCTTCTAAACATTGGAGATGAATATAATGCTAATAACAGCCTGCATAATGAATTTAAAAGGTTCTTGCGATCAAATCTCCACCCCTGAATGTCACATTTTATTTCCAGAATCAAACATTGATATGTTTTTTATATACTTTGGCAATCTACAGGGCAAGTCATTCACCCATCACCAACACCAAACGAAGGTTTTCCTATTCAATTAGTGCAACTCCGACAATCATTTATTGAATGTAAGGACTTGAACTGATAAATATGGATGACGAAAAAGAAATTTCACAAGATCGCACCTTAGAGAGAATACTATAAGGACTTGAACTACCAATAATCTTGATTGTCACCCATCTTGAGGTCAAATACACCACATATTATATGTCAGAGCACTCTCACAGTAGTTAAATATTAGAAATAAGCAAACTGCTATTGATTTCTCTACTTCTTTCTTGATATACTAAAGATTTATGCTCCAATTTTGGTACATGGTGGAATCTTTCGATAAGTGCATATTCCAGAAGACTTGAGAATGGACCAACAATCTCCCAAATGCATGGTGTAAACTTCATTGAATTTAGTACAGAAGACTATAAAGTATTCTTAAAGGCACATGCCATAAAATGTTGGACTTGGGATGCTCAAAAAGTTACAGCTATCTACCATTTACGGAAAATAGGTCCCACATAAAACACATATAGTTGCACATCAGACACATGGAAATTATACCTTCAAGAGAAAATATGGTGAAGTCACCTTTACAGAGATTTTTGCCCTCTACCTAGCAGTTCCCAAGGGAAATGGTTCAGACTCTATATTTAGAATCCTGAACTTGAAATCCAAAATtccctttttttcccttttttttgctTCCGTAATAAATGGAAACTTCTAGTGAATACTTTAGAGCATGCTTGGTTACATCACAAGTAACGGAATACAGATCATACAATTTTCTGAATCATACAACAGATATTTTTCTTGATATGGCCAACCACATAAACCAATAAGAAAAAGATTTGCCTGCAGGACAGTCAAACAGTTTATCAAAGCATGCCATCAGAACATAGGATCTATTACCTCTTTAAGGTTGACCCATTCCCATGTCTCATTTGTAGTGCCAATGTCATAAACAAGGGCATGTCTACCCTGAAAAAGCGCATCACAAGATTCACGCATTCAAccacaaaaaggaaaaagaaaaaaaaaagaagcaaagcTTCGCGCAATAAAATCAGGTGTACCTCAGCTTTGTTATAGTCAGTAATGACTGCCTCATAAAAATTATTGTCATCAGGCCATCTAGTCCTCACTTTCCTTCCAATCAATGGATCAAATGATCCTGCTTCAGCAGGTTCAGAGACCCGATTGCCTAGTTGGCCTCTTCCAAAAGGACCAGAGGAAGGGTACAGCATTTTCATTGAAGATGCACCAGGCATCATCTGGCCCTATGAATAGATGCATAGCAGGAAAATACTCAGAACTAAGAGAATAGTTAAACCATGCATTGCTCAACTGCACAGAAGAAAGCATAAAGTATCAGACTTACAGATTTACTCTTTTTGCCCTTAGGCCCCATTATAGGCCCTCTCTTGGCAGCGGATGAAGACGGCTGACTTGCAGCAGCCATAGCAGGTGGGTGAAAAGTAGGAGATGGTCCAGCAAAGGACTGTGACGGTAAAGATGGCGCTATCTTCTGTTTCTTCCGTGAAGCTGAGACAGAAGGGCTAGGTAATGGGTCGTGAATAGCTTGAGCGGTGCCAAGCATACCAGGTTGATGAGCCCCCGACTGCCTCCACTCCCTATAAAAGCGATAATCAAAGGCCAGCCTTTAGAACTGTGACAAACTCTAGAATACAGAAACTTCACTGAATAAAGTTCTCGATAAATACACCAAGAAGTTCTCTACCAAAGTTAACAATAGAGCTAACCTTATTCTTCGGATGACATCATCAGCATTAACTCTACCAAGAAGTTCTCGATGTTCTTCATTGGACAATCTTAACTCTTTTCTTAACTCCGTTATCAAACTTTCTTTCTCCTGAATAAAATATATTCATTGAGCAGTCATTTAAACCTGATCAAACAAATGAACATATTAGATTTCATGAGTATGACAAAAGGTACCCAAGTAATGGCATCAGCTTGAGCTTTAAAGGCTCTTAGAACCGAACTGTATGCTTCTTGCTCGAGCTGGTGAATTTGGGCCTCCATGTCAGTTTCACCATACATCCTTTGGTAGGGTACAGATGCCATGACAGCAGATCTCCCATTTCCATTCATGCGGCCACCACCTCTTGGAATCCTATTTTGATGTGATGGAGGAAGATCATCATCCGTTCCTGCAATCATTCCATCAGGTTGTCAGAAAATTGAAACACTAGGTGTAATCATAATACAATACAACACATGAGAATTATCCATATCAGTACTGTGTGATTAATAAAGGCATATGAACATATGAGGAAAACTACATTGCACGAACTTTCACTTCAAGCTAAGGAGCAAGAAGCAGTGTGGATTTCAATCCAACAAAAGAAATTCTCAATATACCATTTCCAGTATAAAACTAAAAGCCAAACTACAGCTGGAGTAACAATTTTAAAGGTTCCAAAATGAGATTTAAACTTTTATTCAGTATCAAGATCTTGTGGCAGAACTACAAGCATTCGAAGACTGTCACAAAGCTGCACATAGGACAACAATTCAACTACCAACTCCactttacattttcttttctataaCAACTTAACAGTTTTTGCAGGCAAGTTTTCATTATTTCATAATAAAACCAATAATTCTCACAATAATATCACTTTAAACTTCTCACTGAAAAATTAAACACATATTAACACCACCCATAATCATATAAACCATAATTCTAAAGGAAAAAGCAAAAAAGATTAAATTTTTGCCTCAAACTAAACATACCAAGTACCGCAATTGCCCACATACAAAGTGCAAACAGCTCAAAATTCCAATCTAACAAAAATAGGAGATAAAAAGATCCCAACTTTCACAATGCAGACGCTAATTTCACTAGCCTTGTACCCTAATTAAATTACAAATCCacaaaactaaagaaaaaaaatgaaaacttgAAAACACTAACCACTGCTGTCGTACGGTTCGTAGTCCATAGCCAGTTTGCAAACTTAACCAAACCCCCAGATTAGGAAAAAAACCAAATCAAGGCTTCAGAGGGTGCTTTTTGAGAACCAAATAAGGACAATAATATTGAAGCCCCAAAGAactaggtatttagaaaattaaGCAAAAACCAAAAAGGCAATTGGGTTTGTGAGGGTACTCTTTTTAGGGTTACGATTAGAAAACCAAGGAATCGATTGTGTGATTATGAAAGAATTGAAGGCGAAAAGGAGGAGGAGAACCCAGCAAAGGGGGAAAACGGACGTGAAATAGGTCTATAGATTTTGGTTTATTGGAAGGTTTGAGTTCCGCTTCCTGGGTTGAGTTGACTCGTTCTGGTTTGTCTTAACTCGGACGGGTCGCGGACAGACACAAGAGATTTGGGAATTTTTGTTTGCCTTTGAAATTTCAAAGCATTTTGACCTCTTTAAATTTGACTTTAAAAGTAACTTGAGTTAAAGTCGTTGTTCCACTTGAACTAACAAAGTATAACATGTCTGTGAAAATTGAGATGTCGTttagttaaaaaaaatattattagtAAATATTTCGAGTTTAACTTATGGAGTAATGCATTTTTAATGTAAAGAAAAATTTTAACTATTAAGGTATCGTTATATGATAGAGAAGATAACTTTATAATAAAAAGTTACTTTAAAATATTTTTCGGGTGAGCTAATAGCATACAAATTTCTTTTCAATATTTATGTATATAAAGTATAAACTAAGCTCGTATAATATTTTTCCGCTTCCATATTTATTTGTGTGCTTTCCTTATGTTGATCAAAGTAGCTGTGTGTATGAagataaaaaatttaaatatgaatatATCGAGAGAAAAAAATCATATAGGTATGATAGTATATATATAAACGATCTTATTAGTAAATTAATAATTAGATTGGATAGTTTAATTAGATCCGGTATTGTCCTTCGAAGTTTTATATGAATGACATTGCTTTCTCTAGTAATGACTTAGCTACAACAAATGAGCTTAAGTTCATAAGTTAAAGAACATCTTGACGTTATTACAATAATTCAaagtaataaatgtaaatatacTGTCTGGCATGgtatttgtagacaataaatttgcgtcaagaaaataaaatcaagaccgtaaatatcgcaacaatcgtagtattttctttcgaatatttgagtgtacaatctctatgaatcctctgattcttcttttcaatataAACTCAAGGGCCTTTgaacttgatcttgaatctatatttgtttccacgaacgatgatcttgttcttgagcttgagcttcattgtcttgatcttgaatacttgaattgttcttcgttcttgagcttgaacttgatttcttgaacttgaacttgattgcttgaagcttgaaacttgtagagaaatttgcggcgtttgatccacgagctctttcttgcttcttgttataacttttggtgtcttttctgagttatgaagacccttatttatagttgtggaagagaggagttgtgataagaacgtactctttccgaccaatcaaattgaagcaTGACATGGCtacatttgattggccagaacatgtcacttgcaacgtggcgcgatttcattggccttttagtgtgactggacatgccttgtcattttgacacgtggcatggtcctattggctctttcgcttgacttggcgcgccacatcatttgacacgtggcatggaactgggcctctaggaagatgacaatctgggcttaatgaagtgggctcatcactttagcccaattaaatgggctaacccaatggattaagacttatttatttaatctattCATATTGgatttatataattaattcaagagaaattttcataaagcactatcttttagtagtaattagccatctatagataccatttgttatattacggattatagatatcttttatgtagttataagatgtatttaatgtatttaaactattgtattcatgaatacagtagcaaaaataggcgtgaatcagggaagtccagctaatcagttgttgtattcgactgtattcatggagtgaaatatgagattacaactggacagattattgtattcaactggacaaattttgtattttcagttataaaaaagattctcaaccgaaaaataccccaaaaaaatATAGCAATTTTCacagaaattatataatacatctgaatacataaattatattaattaaaaaaattatgaatacattcatggcatatagcgagacagtgaatacaatgaaatacatagaatacatcgggataca
This genomic stretch from Nicotiana sylvestris chromosome 9, ASM39365v2, whole genome shotgun sequence harbors:
- the LOC104222660 gene encoding protein EMSY-LIKE 3-like isoform X2; this encodes MDYEPYDSSGTDDDLPPSHQNRIPRGGGRMNGNGRSAVMASVPYQRMYGETDMEAQIHQLEQEAYSSVLRAFKAQADAITWEKESLITELRKELRLSNEEHRELLGRVNADDVIRRIREWRQSGAHQPGMLGTAQAIHDPLPSPSVSASRKKQKIAPSLPSQSFAGPSPTFHPPAMAAASQPSSSAAKRGPIMGPKGKKSKSGQMMPGASSMKMLYPSSGPFGRGQLGNRVSEPAEAGSFDPLIGRKVRTRWPDDNNFYEAVITDYNKAEGRHALVYDIGTTNETWEWVNLKEISPEDIQWEGEDPGISRHGNYGGSGRGMNRPVGRDSAPGAGRGRGLTKPQSRKGFPPSQNGGKKGSDDIQLLQTETLIKEVERVFGSSHPDPLEIEKAKKVLKEHEQALLEAISKLGEISDGESG
- the LOC104222660 gene encoding protein EMSY-LIKE 3-like isoform X1; its protein translation is MDYEPYDSSGTDDDLPPSHQNRIPRGGGRMNGNGRSAVMASVPYQRMYGETDMEAQIHQLEQEAYSSVLRAFKAQADAITWEKESLITELRKELRLSNEEHRELLGRVNADDVIRRIREWRQSGAHQPGMLGTAQAIHDPLPSPSVSASRKKQKIAPSLPSQSFAGPSPTFHPPAMAAASQPSSSAAKRGPIMGPKGKKSKSGQMMPGASSMKMLYPSSGPFGRGQLGNRVSEPAEAGSFDPLIGRKVRTRWPDDNNFYEAVITDYNKAEGRHALVYDIGTTNETWEWVNLKEISPEDIQWEGEDPGISRHGNYGGSGRGMNRPVGRDSAPGAGRGRGLTKPQSRKGFPPSQNGGKKGSDDIQLLQTETLIKEVERVFGSSHPDPLEIEKAKKVLKEHEQALLEAISKLGEISDGESDEHFMQAMNRE